The Burkholderiales bacterium DNA window ACGGCTATCCGATGGCGCAGCAAGGTCGCGCCGGGGAGGCGCTGACGGCGGCGTTTACGTCGTCGTTCATCGGCGCGCTGATCGCGGTTATCGTCATTACCTTTCTCGCGCCGCTGGTCGCGAGGTTCGCGTTGCGTTTCGGTCCCGCTGAATTTTTTGCCGTGCAATTGCTGACGTTCTGCAGCTTCGTCGGCCTCGCGCGCAGCAGCCCGGCGAAAACCATCGCCGCCATGATGCTCGGCTTCGCGCTCGCGTCGGTCGGGCTCGATACCGTTACCGGGACTTTGCGCATGACGTTCGGCACGACGGAGTTGCTGCGCGGGTTCGATTTCCTGATCGCCGTAATCGGCTTGTTCGGCATCGGCGAAATCCTGCTGACCATGGAAGAAGGCCTCGCTTTCAAAGGAGTGCGCGCAAAGATCAATCCGAGAGTCGTGTTTCACACATGGGCGCAGTTGCCGAAATACTGGATGACGGCCTTGCGCGGCACGCTGATCGGCTGCTGGATGGGAATCACGCCCGGCGGTGCGACGCCGGCGTCGTTCATGAGCTACGGCGTGGCCAAACGCATGTCGCGCGACGGCAGCAAATTCGGCACGGGACAAATCGAAGGCGTGATCGCGCCGGAAACCGCCGCGCACGCCGCCGGCACCAGTGCGCTGTTGCCGATGCTGACGCTCGGCATCCCCGGCTCGCCGACCGCAGCCGTACTACTCGGCGGCCTG harbors:
- a CDS encoding tripartite tricarboxylate transporter permease, producing the protein TFSMPPTSAIIMLSCIYWGALFGGAITSILFNIPGEPWSVATTFDGYPMAQQGRAGEALTAAFTSSFIGALIAVIVITFLAPLVARFALRFGPAEFFAVQLLTFCSFVGLARSSPAKTIAAMMLGFALASVGLDTVTGTLRMTFGTTELLRGFDFLIAVIGLFGIGEILLTMEEGLAFKGVRAKINPRVVFHTWAQLPKYWMTALRGTLIGCWMGITPGGATPASFMSYGVAKRMSRDGSKFGTGQIEGVIAPETAAHAAGTSALLPMLTLGIPGSPTAAVLLGGLLIWGLQPGPLLFVEQKDFVWGLIASMYLANIVGLAIVLTTVPWWAAILRIPFSIIAPIIVVICSVGAFTVHNALFDVALMLVFGVVGYLFKKLDYPLAPMVLALVLGDLAESSFRQAMLLSQGSMAIFWANGLVGSIVALALLMLIWPLLNHLFGKFRGVDKLAEERPIE